AATGAAGGCGGCGTAGCGGGCTACGGCAACTGAATGAAGGCAAAATATACCGTAAATTAAGGCGTGCAGGTTGTAGGAATGATTTTTCAAACACGCTCTAAACTGTATAAAAAATTCTCTGGTCAAAATTGATTCAACCTATCTCTTACAATGACTTTCTAAACTCTTCTTCAATTCCTATAATTGTTTCGATCAAATCGTCTGCACTTTGATACTTATATCTTCCAAACATAATTCCCCAGTCTATCATGAGTGACAGTACCGTTGCATTACGTTTGGCATCTTTGTTCTCAATCACATCAAAATCCGGATATGGTATATCACTTACAGAGCGGAACCAGTTCACCATGCTGGCATATCCCGGCATGTCCACCATAACTTCCTGTAAAATGCTCTGTAAAAGTCCCTGCTGTCCGCGGTATCTTTCCTTCACACTTCTTTCCCAGCATAAAGTAAATGTCTTCATATATGTTTCGATTAATGACTGAATCGTTGCTAACAGATATACCTTAAACTGCTTTCTGCTCTGCTCGGACGGGAAGCGTTTAAAGCAGGCTGCACAGTACTGGGAAATGAGGTTGCCAACCAGATAGCCGAGGTCGTAACCAAATGGTCCCATAAAAGCGAACTCCATATCAATGACCTTCATCTTATCTCGTGAAGCTAAAATATTTGATGTATGCAAATCGGCATGAATCAATCCATCTGCATGGCTCATAAACTTACGGCGGAGCTTATAAAGCTCTGTGCGGTATCTGGAATCTTTACTGAACTGATTTGCAAAATCTGCAAAGTTATTCCCTAACGAATAATCAACATCACAGCCAAAGCAGTCTAAAAACATCTGGTCTTCCATAATCTTTCGAAGCTCTGTATTCTCAAAATGCTT
This Anaerobutyricum hallii DNA region includes the following protein-coding sequences:
- a CDS encoding phosphotransferase, whose amino-acid sequence is MIKITKENIIPYLKEHLPDFDDSLPVNISMVGEGTEEEDGDGYVNYIYRVQTPKESLVLKQGTDISRVSQQEIATYRNRLEYNSMRIFYAITPEYVPYLKFQDRENNIFVMEDVSDLKVVRFQLNKNKMFPELGRQCGEFMAKTEFCTSEYYLSREKYRGLQKHFENTELRKIMEDQMFLDCFGCDVDYSLGNNFADFANQFSKDSRYRTELYKLRRKFMSHADGLIHADLHTSNILASRDKMKVIDMEFAFMGPFGYDLGYLVGNLISQYCAACFKRFPSEQSRKQFKVYLLATIQSLIETYMKTFTLCWERSVKERYRGQQGLLQSILQEVMVDMPGYASMVNWFRSVSDIPYPDFDVIENKDAKRNATVLSLMIDWGIMFGRYKYQSADDLIETIIGIEEEFRKSL
- a CDS encoding DUF6783 domain-containing protein, with translation MCIAICGRFRLNEGGVAGYGN